One region of Natronolimnobius baerhuensis genomic DNA includes:
- a CDS encoding universal stress protein, with protein MDDSTSFSVDTVLAPVDGSAESVTAVEYAVAVADRYDASVHALFVLGHGVVRGMDAGTVEEAAVAEDTQGFLEDVARVAEDADVSLSTSVDDGFSKTRKTLHPGNVVLDTADDIDADFIVLPREPVTDAASAEVLEKAAEYVLSYASQPVLSV; from the coding sequence ATGGACGACAGCACGTCGTTTTCCGTCGATACTGTGCTCGCACCGGTCGACGGCAGCGCCGAATCCGTGACCGCCGTCGAGTACGCCGTTGCCGTTGCTGACCGCTACGATGCGTCCGTTCACGCGCTGTTCGTGCTCGGGCACGGCGTCGTCCGCGGGATGGACGCCGGCACTGTCGAGGAAGCCGCAGTCGCCGAAGACACACAGGGCTTTCTCGAGGATGTCGCTCGAGTTGCCGAGGATGCCGACGTGTCACTGTCGACCTCGGTCGACGACGGCTTTTCGAAGACGCGCAAAACACTGCATCCTGGCAACGTCGTCCTCGATACGGCCGACGACATTGACGCGGACTTCATCGTTCTACCGCGCGAGCCGGTGACTGATGCAGCCTCCGCAGAAGTTCTCGAAAAGGCAGCCGAATACGTGCTGTCGTACGCGAGCCAGCCGGTTCTGTCGGTGTAA
- a CDS encoding universal stress protein, translating into MFDTVVVATDGSESVKRAIDVALDVSERFDADVHALSVVDASEVDASPEQLRSELRTALETHADAALGTVEERTDRELTTVVREGRPAAKICEYVREIDADLIATGTRGRHGENRLLLGSVAERVVRTSPVPVLTVRQLEPTGDSEGGAAPEHA; encoded by the coding sequence ATGTTCGATACCGTCGTCGTTGCGACAGACGGCTCCGAGAGCGTCAAGCGGGCTATCGACGTCGCGCTCGATGTGTCTGAGCGCTTCGATGCTGACGTCCACGCGCTGTCGGTCGTCGACGCCAGCGAAGTCGATGCCTCACCCGAGCAACTGCGCTCGGAACTTCGAACCGCCCTCGAGACGCATGCAGATGCTGCCCTCGGAACGGTCGAGGAGCGGACTGACCGGGAACTGACGACGGTCGTCCGCGAGGGTCGACCGGCGGCCAAAATCTGTGAGTACGTCCGCGAAATCGATGCGGATCTGATCGCGACCGGCACCCGCGGCCGACACGGCGAGAATCGCCTGTTGCTCGGCAGCGTCGCCGAGCGCGTCGTCCGCACCTCGCCGGTGCCGGTACTGACAGTGCGACAACTCGAGCCAACAGGGGACTCAGAGGGAGGAGCGGCACCCGAGCACGCGTAG
- a CDS encoding arsenic resistance protein: MEFVERYQTVFVLVAIVGGLALGQVAGIPAVADHLILPFLMVMLFAAFAGIPLSRLRSAFRNRRVVGSSLLINFIWSPLLAVGLGAIFLRDQPALWVGLIMLLVTPCTDWYLIFTDIADGDVPLATSILPYNLVLQLVLLPVYLYVFAGELVALPLTVLLESIVLVLVVPLIFGGIARVGLVRSKGRQWFTQRFLPTLSPIQIVFLSLAIGAMFASQGEVILENPELLALLAVPVIAFYAINLAIGFGVGRLLSFSYEEMVCFNNTILSRNSPTALAIAVVAFPHEPLIPLALVIGPLLELPLLGIIAQIHVAINNRDWWPFTLAALFRSE, translated from the coding sequence ATGGAGTTCGTCGAACGATACCAGACGGTGTTTGTCCTCGTCGCCATCGTTGGCGGGTTGGCGCTCGGACAGGTTGCTGGTATCCCTGCCGTTGCAGATCACCTGATTCTGCCGTTTTTGATGGTTATGCTGTTCGCGGCGTTTGCTGGCATCCCACTCTCTCGGCTTCGGTCGGCGTTCAGAAACCGGCGTGTCGTCGGCTCGAGTCTGCTGATTAACTTCATTTGGAGCCCGTTGCTGGCCGTTGGTCTCGGCGCGATTTTTCTTCGCGACCAGCCGGCACTCTGGGTTGGCCTCATCATGCTGCTGGTCACGCCGTGTACGGACTGGTATCTCATCTTCACCGATATCGCTGATGGAGACGTTCCGCTCGCGACCTCGATTCTGCCGTACAATCTCGTCCTCCAGTTGGTTCTGCTGCCGGTCTATCTGTACGTCTTTGCGGGAGAACTGGTTGCGTTACCGCTGACTGTCTTACTGGAAAGCATCGTCCTCGTCCTCGTCGTCCCGCTCATTTTCGGTGGAATCGCCCGCGTTGGGTTGGTTCGGTCGAAGGGACGGCAGTGGTTCACACAGCGGTTTCTGCCGACGCTGAGTCCGATTCAGATCGTCTTCTTGAGTCTCGCTATCGGGGCGATGTTTGCCTCACAAGGTGAAGTCATCCTCGAGAATCCCGAATTGCTCGCATTGCTTGCCGTCCCCGTGATCGCCTTCTATGCGATTAACCTCGCCATTGGCTTCGGCGTGGGCCGCCTGCTATCGTTCTCCTACGAAGAGATGGTCTGTTTCAACAATACGATTCTCTCACGGAACTCCCCGACAGCGCTTGCGATTGCCGTTGTTGCGTTTCCCCATGAACCGCTCATTCCGCTGGCACTGGTCATTGGCCCGCTGTTAGAACTCCCGCTGTTAGGAATCATTGCCCAGATTCACGTCGCAATCAACAACCGAGATTGGTGGCCGTTTACGCTCGCTGCCCTGTTCCGGAGCGAGTGA
- a CDS encoding DHH family phosphoesterase produces the protein MYDELIDSGDLPLARKSVLPGTGFFLPDTLEEDLEDEQTEAALEGSEVAVIADPDADGLACVALIREAYGDIQNVPKPDDGDGDDDDDTDVPADLEGDADAPLEEPEPTPHNVALVPASPHNVEDALERVAEYGTEGIDLYVCDLCPDRYEYVDEELEAALETASSVEWYDHHQWGDDVAESVREAGAKLEVGDSEEECSADVVYRSLEYEFSPMYEELAAVTRDHDLWLREDPRSDDLADYAYWTDPAEYVEIVREYGVDLPEWAQDFLEERRVEKEALIEQAIGRAEYREVGDYTVGVTYGRCSQNEVAEAMREAGADASVIVKPAGSASIRGTDEFDRCHEVAGQVNGGGHPKAAGCKPDIYDDMLDYATHWTSRGAVTKRVILEAFRDVVESEDADAGDDNEDDE, from the coding sequence ATGTACGACGAACTCATCGATAGCGGTGACCTGCCGCTGGCCCGCAAATCGGTCCTGCCGGGCACCGGTTTTTTCCTCCCCGATACGCTCGAGGAGGACCTCGAAGACGAGCAGACGGAAGCCGCACTCGAGGGGAGTGAGGTCGCCGTCATCGCCGATCCAGACGCCGACGGGCTCGCGTGCGTCGCCCTCATTCGAGAGGCCTACGGCGACATCCAGAACGTTCCCAAACCTGACGATGGCGACGGGGATGACGATGACGACACCGACGTCCCCGCCGACCTCGAGGGCGACGCGGACGCCCCGCTCGAGGAACCCGAACCCACGCCCCACAACGTCGCGCTCGTGCCTGCGAGTCCGCACAATGTCGAGGATGCACTGGAACGCGTCGCCGAGTACGGCACAGAGGGCATCGATCTCTACGTCTGTGACCTCTGTCCGGACAGATACGAGTACGTCGACGAGGAACTCGAGGCCGCACTCGAGACCGCCTCGAGCGTCGAGTGGTACGACCATCACCAGTGGGGCGACGACGTCGCCGAGTCGGTCCGCGAGGCCGGCGCCAAACTCGAGGTTGGTGATTCCGAGGAGGAGTGTTCGGCCGACGTGGTCTATCGCTCGCTCGAGTACGAGTTCTCGCCGATGTACGAGGAACTGGCCGCGGTCACGCGCGATCACGACCTCTGGCTTCGCGAGGACCCACGCAGCGACGATCTGGCGGATTACGCCTACTGGACCGACCCCGCCGAGTACGTCGAAATCGTCCGCGAGTACGGCGTCGACCTCCCCGAGTGGGCCCAGGACTTCTTAGAGGAACGCCGCGTCGAGAAGGAGGCGCTGATCGAGCAGGCAATCGGACGCGCAGAGTACCGCGAGGTCGGCGACTACACCGTCGGCGTCACCTACGGCCGCTGTTCGCAAAACGAGGTCGCCGAAGCGATGCGTGAAGCCGGTGCCGACGCCTCGGTGATCGTCAAGCCCGCTGGCTCCGCTTCGATCCGCGGCACCGACGAGTTCGACCGCTGTCACGAGGTCGCAGGGCAGGTCAACGGCGGCGGCCACCCGAAAGCCGCTGGCTGTAAACCCGACATCTACGACGACATGCTCGATTACGCGACCCACTGGACCTCACGCGGCGCGGTGACGAAACGCGTTATTCTCGAGGCCTTCCGCGACGTTGTCGAGAGTGAGGACGCCGACGCTGGGGACGACAACGAAGACGACGAGTAA